The following are from one region of the Stigmatella ashevillena genome:
- a CDS encoding peptidylprolyl isomerase: protein MKFGIVIRCLGLLGPVLLSGCEDPNKVAQVGRTALTREDLAHLRASQSPGVRAELEPALEELVERTLLAEEARRQELQKAPALQARLAAAERELLAHEMLERAVADSVTEQALRARYNEAGSRLERREVHVAHVFARLPEGADETTRRQAQVRIHQVYARLAGGESFEALARELSEDPVSAPRGGDLGVVREGEVDTAFFAQAVGLAEGVWSKPFGTPFGLHVVKALEAPKTVMPPFEAVRGKLEAEARQDARAKLLERLRREISVRRYPERLRPSEDAGTPSHEEASK, encoded by the coding sequence ATGAAGTTCGGAATCGTCATTCGATGTCTGGGATTGCTCGGCCCCGTGCTGCTCTCCGGGTGCGAGGATCCCAACAAGGTGGCCCAGGTGGGCCGCACGGCGCTCACCCGCGAGGACCTGGCGCACCTGCGCGCCTCGCAAAGCCCCGGTGTGCGGGCGGAGCTCGAACCCGCGCTGGAGGAACTGGTGGAACGGACCCTGCTGGCCGAGGAGGCCCGGCGCCAGGAACTCCAGAAGGCGCCCGCCCTCCAGGCACGGCTCGCCGCCGCCGAGCGGGAACTGCTGGCGCATGAAATGCTGGAGCGTGCCGTGGCCGACAGCGTCACGGAGCAGGCCCTTCGCGCCAGGTACAACGAGGCGGGTTCGCGTCTGGAGCGCCGGGAAGTGCACGTGGCGCACGTCTTCGCCCGGCTGCCCGAGGGCGCCGACGAGACCACCCGGCGCCAGGCCCAGGTGCGCATCCACCAAGTCTACGCCCGGCTCGCGGGCGGTGAGTCCTTCGAGGCCTTGGCGCGGGAGCTGTCCGAGGATCCAGTGAGCGCCCCTCGCGGTGGGGACCTGGGCGTGGTGCGAGAGGGCGAGGTGGACACGGCCTTCTTCGCGCAAGCGGTGGGGCTGGCAGAAGGTGTCTGGTCCAAGCCCTTTGGCACCCCCTTTGGCCTGCACGTGGTGAAGGCGCTCGAAGCACCGAAGACGGTGATGCCCCCCTTTGAAGCGGTCCGCGGAAAGCTCGAGGCCGAGGCCCGCCAGGACGCACGGGCGAAGCTGTTGGAGCGCCTGCGCCGTGAAATTTCCGTCCGCCGTTACCCGGAGCGGCTCCGGCCTTCCGAGGACGCGGGGACACCCTCACACGAGGAAGCATCGAAATGA